Within the Miscanthus floridulus cultivar M001 chromosome 2, ASM1932011v1, whole genome shotgun sequence genome, the region ggtgactcagagatcatccaggcttttctctctggcaccacctaccgagacttggtccgagaattaggccAGAACATGCCGTGCTCgaccgccgcgctcctcgacatcaccaccaacttcgcctcaggcgaggaggctgtaggggccatcttccccacggacgatgccaaggggaagcggagggatgaggcccccgaggcctcggttccccgcctccccaaaagaaagaagaaggatcgcCAGGGGGAGCGGGCtgtcctcgaggccgatctggtcgcggtcgcagaatgcaagaatccctgaggccctaggggccccagacctttcgatgacatgcttaagaaaccctgcccttaccaccaaggcccggtaaagcacgccctcgaggattgctccatgctgcgatgTTACTACGCCAGTCTCGAGCTCCCCGACGATGACCCCAAGTAGAAGGGCGCCGGTGaccgggacgacgacaaggacgatgggttccctgaggtacacaacaccttcatgatcttcggcggaccctcggTGTGCCTTACGGCGCGACAGcgaaaagagggaacgccgagaggtcttctcggtcagggtggccactccctggtacctcgactagtctcgggaggtgatcacctttgatcgagatgaccaccccaaccatgttccgaatcccgggtagtacccacttgtagtcgacccgatcatcgacaacactcgactcaccaaggtgttgatggacggaggcagcggcctcaatatcctctacgccaataccctggagctcttggagatcgaccagtcgaggctccgaggcgatgccgcacctttccacggcatcgtgccagggaaacacacgcgacccctcgggcgcatcgaccttcccgtctgcttcggcaccccctccaactaccgcaaggaggttctTACCTTCGAAGTGGTCgggttcaggggaacctaccacgccatcctagggcggccgtgctatgccaagtttatggcagtccccaactatacctacctcaagctcaagatgccaggccccagcggtatcatcacgattgaatccacgtacgaacatgcatacgactgcgacgtcgagtgcatcgagtacgctgaggctctcgccgaggccgagaccctcatcgccaacctcgatcaactcagtggcgaggcgcctgactccaagcgtcgcgcatgGGCGtttgagcccgcggaggccattaAGCTCGTCCTGGTCGACCCTGCCTGCCCCGATGACCGggcactgaggatcagcgccacactcgacatcaaataggaggccgtgctcgtcgacttcctccgtgcgaatgccgacatgttcgcatggagtccctcggacatgccgggcataccgagggaggtcgccgagcatgccttggacatccaggccggctctagaccggtgaagcaacgcctgcgctgattcgacgaggaaaagcatagggccatcggcgaggaggtgcagaaactcttggcggccaggttcatcaaggaagtgtcccacccagagtggttggccaaccccgtgttagttaggaagaaaaatgggaaatggaggatgtgtgtagactataccggtttgaataaagcatgtccaaaagtctcctttccattaccccgaatcaatcaaatcgttgactccaccgtggggtgtgagaccctatctttccttgatgcgtattctggttaccatcaaatcaagatgaaagagtccgatcagcttgcgacttctttcatcacaccattcggcatgtactgctatgtgactatgcctttcggcctcagaaacatgggggcctcgtaccagcggtgcatgacctaggtctttggcaaccacattgggcgaaccatcgaggcctatgtggacgacatcgtggtcaaatccagaaaggccgaggatctcatcgatgacttaaggatagccttcaaatgccttagagagaagggcatcaagctcaatcctgagaagtgtgtgttcggggtcccccgaggcatactcttgggattcatagtctccgaacgcggcatcaaagccaacccagagaaggtcctGGCCATAACCAGTataggaccaatcagagacctcaagggagtacagagggtcatgggatgccttgcggccctgagccgcttcatctcgcgccttggtgaaaaaggcttgcctctgtaccgactcttgagaaaatccgtgTGTTTTTCTTAGaccccccgaggccgaagaagccctcgacagactcaaagcgctgctcacaaatcctcccatcctggtacccccagccagggacgaggccctcttactctacgtcaccgcaacgacccaagtggtcagcgttgCCATAGTGGTAGAaaggtaggaagaggggcatgctctacccacccaatgacctatttacttcatcagcgaagtgctctctgagaccaaaacatgttacccccacatccaaaagctgGTCTACGCTGTAGTCCTAgcccggcgcaagctgcgtcactactttaagtctcacccagtgactgtggtatcgtctttccctttgggagagatagtccataaccgggaggccttaggtaggatagccaagtgggccgtcaagcttatgggggaagccttgacttttatGCCTCAGAAAGCAATTAAGTCTTAGGttttggccgattttgtggctgagtggaccgacacccaattaccacctgctcaagtccagacagaatgctggaccatgtacttcgacgggtctttgatgaagaccggggtaggcgcGGGTCTCCTCTtcgtctcacccctcggagtacacatgtgttacatggtgcggctccacttcgccgcctccaacaacgtggccaagtacaaggccctcatcaacggcttgcaagtcgccatcgaacttggggtacggcgtctcgacgtccggggcgactcgtagctcgtcgtcgatcaggtcatgaaggagtcaaattgcctcgaccccaaaatggtggcttactgcaagttggtgcatcgcctagaagacaagttcgacggtctcgaactaaaccacatcgcatggaagtacaacgaggccgccgatgaactggcaaagatggcctcagcacaggctccggtccccccgaacatctttgccagggacctccacaaaccttccattgactacaccttggtaacagaggagggcccacctgtggaatccATGGTGGGGCTCGACGCCCCCTatactgccgagaccccctcgaccaagcccgaggtcatggaagtcaacaccgagcctccacaGACCGACTAGGATGTGGATTGGTGAATCCTGTTCCtcaattggcttgatcggggggagcttcctagtgacaggaccgaagcccgacggcttgcacgccgagccaagacttatgtcctctgcaatgacgaattgtataggCAAAGTCCCTTtggtgtcctccaatgatgcatcaccaccgaggcaggccaagccctgctttgggacttgcacgtaggggcctgcaggcaccatgcggcgcctcggacgctcgtaggaaatgctttccgccaagggttctactggccaacggtggtcgccgacgccaccaagctagtacgctcctatgaaggatgtcagtactatgctcgacagacacatctcccggccctggccctccaaaccatccccatcacatggccgttcgccgtatgggggctcgacatggtcgggcctctgcaaaaagcccctgggggctacacccatctactagtatcaatcgacaagttctccaaatggatcgaggctcgtccgatcaatcgaatcaaatccaagcaagcagtgTTGTTCTTTACTGATAttatccataggttcggggtccctaacaccatcatcaccgacaacaggacacagttcaccggcaaaaaattcttgacgttttgcgacgaccaccacatccgtgtgccttggtcagccgtaggacacccaaggaccaacggccaagtagaacgtgccaacggcatgatcctacaaggcctcaagccaagaatttacaaccggttgaagaagtttggcaagaaatggctcgccgaactcccatcggtcatctggagcctgaggaacaccccaagccgagccatggggttcacgcctttcttcctggtctatggggccgaggccatcctccccactgacttagaatatggttccccaaggctacaggcctataacgaacgaagcaaccgcaccacccaagaggacgccctcgaccaactagaggaagcccaagacgtcgtgctgctacactcagctaaataccagcagaccctaTGGTGCTATCAGGCCCAGCGCGTCCGAggctgagacttgaaggtaggcgacctggtgttgaggctagcacagagcaacaagggccgccacaagacgaccccgccatgggaaggaccgtacatcatcgcccaagtgctgaagcccgggacctacaagctagccaacgaaaagggcgaaatcttcaccaatgcttggaacatagaacagctacgtcgcttttatccttaaaattccaagcattgtatatattgtttcttggaatacaattgaaacccgctttttagttgttctaatttttcgagaaa harbors:
- the LOC136540934 gene encoding uncharacterized protein; its protein translation is MDGGSGLNILYANTLELLEIDQSRLRGDAAPFHGIVPGKHTRPLGRIDLPVCFGTPSNYRKEVLTFEVVGFRGTYHAILGRPCYAKFMAVPNYTYLKLKMPGPSGIITIESTYEHAYDCDVECIEYAEALAEAETLIANLDQLSGEAPDSKRRAWAFEPAEAIKLVLVDPACPDDRALRISATLDIK